The region TACACAATGACTGATCAAAACAGTGCAAGGATGCCTGTAACACTTCCTCTTTTGGATCAAACAATGGAGGTAATTAATTTGTtgattatgaaaaagaaattattgttattattatcatggtgtatagaaaaaaattaccgAAAAATCGATTGTCTTCTTCTTGAATGCAGTGGAAGAAGCGAAGACATGATCGAAGCCATTCGACAGGTTCAATGAGTCAGAATTCAGATAATTCAAGTGGTTCACAAGAGCTAGATTTAGAGCTTAGGTTATCTCTATAATTTTATAtgatcatgatatatatatatataaatatactcaAGAATGTTCTTcaataaatttagttaattttaGAGATTGTTTCTCATGTTATGACATGAAATGTTGGAAAATAATGCAATTGCATGTGGTTCTTGCTAAAAACAAAGTTTATATGTGTTCTTGGCCCTTGCTCAAATGCAAGGTTTGTTTTATCTTGCATTTATGTTTGATTCTTTTTTATGTGTAGTAAACCACACAATTGATCtccaaactttatttattttttttctttttttgcatttatttggaGAAACTATATTGATTTGTATATTGCTAGTTGCTCCTAGAATCATATGAGTTATGTACCAGTAACTTTTTGTGATTAGATTAGTGAATGTTTGGcgttataaaattttgtttttaagcaAGTATCTGCAATTTAATCTGCAAGGATCTTATAAAATCTTATAGTGAAacaaattagattttttatttatattttttaatatcatgatttatgcatatatcaAATTGAGTGTTCTCTTAGGCATTAGATATATTATATCCTATTTGGAGTTGTGATTGGAAAATTTCTCTTATCtaagaatttttttctctaaaaatttatattaaaagttattatttaaaaagaagaattCAATAATGACCTTTTAGtatttaaaaagaagaattCAATAATGACCTTTTAGTTTATTGACACTCAAAATATTCACCATGTTGAAGGAGTTTGAATCCCAAGTCACATAGAGTGAAAATACATTACCTACATTtgttaaaaaacaaacattaatttttaGGTTACAATtccaaaaattatattatatatatataaacaatccTGGCAAGCCCAAAGAGGGGAGCCATGCTGATCTGTATGACCCATTCTTTTCCCAAaagcgtttggttggatgtaattctaaatgcagtggatttctagttacaatgtaactgaaaatacttggctttcaaaatacagtgcagtcaaatcttgtgtttggttggatgtaactggaattactgtattataagattttatgtttgtttgaaaggatttgtaaatctggaattggaaaacatgtgtataagtgtgtgtatatgtctgtatatatgcatatatgcatatatatacatatatgtatacgagtatatatatatatatgtacatgtatAGGTAtaggtatatgtatatgtgtatatttgtgtatatatacatatatatttatatgtatatgtatatatgtatatttatatatgtaagcATACTATATATAGGCATATCTagggaatgtatatacatacatgtatgtatatataaatatatgtatgtatatgtatgtgtatacatatatgtatatgtgtatgtgtatatgtatagatttatgtatatatgtgtgtatacatatacgtatatgtgtatatatgtatatgtgtatgtgtatgtgtatagatttttgtatatatgtgtatgtgtatgtgtatatgtatgtgtatgtgtatatgtatatatttctatatatatgtatgtatatgtatacatatatgtgtatttgtatatgtatagatttatgtatatatatatatatatatatatatatatatactggttttgaactcccgggatttggttttacggtcatTTTGATCAGTAAAACCAAAAATCCCTCAATAATGGGATTTCAAaagcacatgaaaaatgaaatatatcaaaacaaacaccggattttaaaaaggtaagggatttggagttacatgtaactccaaatcccttgaaacaaacactacctaaatttcttttcaaagggtttttattattcttatttttaatatttttactttaatttacaAAGCAAGGAGTGCAACAACATAGttataagaatttttaaaatattatttttttggaaaacacATCAAAATTTTCCCTCATCCCCTTTTGCCAAATTAGTGGTTCAAAGATCAATCTTTTTTTCTAACAACTGAAATGAGCaacttgatatttatatattttgataaaaatattaataatttgtatGTGTATTACTAGCTGGTAAGAAATCAAGCTACGTTTGAACAGAGATAATTTTagtttcatattatttttcacTTCAATCTAATTACTACTATTTACTAGAGTTAATGGGTTGAAATTCGGGCAAATGTCAATCAagcatatacacacacaattgGGACATTCTATATATTGATgtgtttgactaattttacccatattttttaggaaaaaattatcattaaaaatcaaactttGTAAACTATAAATCAATCAGCGGCTTGCTCCACTttctcaaatataaatatatatatatatatatatattctgataaaatatcaataatttgTATATGTATTAGTAGTAAGAAATCAAGAGAAGTTTGAAAAGAGATAATGttagtttcatatttttcacttcaATCTAATTACTACTATTTACTAGAGTTAATGGGTTGAAATTCCTGCAAATGTCAATCAagcatatacacacacaattgGGACATTTATATTGGTGTGTTTGACTAATTTGATCTatattttttaggaaaaaaattatcataaagaaaaatcaaacttAGTAAATTATAAAGCCAATAAACCCAAAGCAAAATTatcataaagaaaaatcaaacttAGTAAATTATAAATCCATTAAATCCAAAGCAAAACACTAAAATTAACCCTAACTTATGACTACTTAAATTGGTCAaacaatatagaaaaatattcttttcttgtgttgGATCAAAAGCTTTGTATTCTGTTTACAGTGTTACTCAAGTTTAAAATGATATTCAAAATAGCAAGCAAATaacctttaaaaaattttgaaaaaaaaaagaaaagaatagaaaagaaaaacctcAAATTTCTTATTATAGATCACAAGTTAAAGAAACAACCCTTCAATCCAGTGTCAAcctataatttctttaattcaGCCCTTTCTCCATGCCGTTATTGGCTCCAAAGACTAAGTCCtcatccatagaaaacaaaaacaaacagaaCCTCTTAATCTAAATAACAAGAAATAAGAGTTCATTAAAACCACCAATGGTTGCAAGCCAAACTCAGATAACAccaaacatgcatgcatgcatgcatgcatgcaaatagAGAGGACGTAACCAAGTATTAATAAGAGCACGTAGACCCATTCCTTGATTGTGTTAATATTGTTCTTCATTATCATGAAGACCTTATTCATCAAACACACCATTTTCCTTCTATCTTTCCTTCTAGTTACCACCTCTGTGGAGCCTTTCATCTTTAACTTTCTACCACCCTTCTTCAAGGCCCCTCTAGCTCTGCCATTGTTGCAACCTCCAACACCAACAACAGAGCAACAAGTGATAAAGGTCGGTAATAAGGCTGCGGAGGCTGCGGTGGAGAATGGAGGTTCTTGGGAAGTCATTAAAGAGAACTCCGGTGTGTCGGCAATGCATTTGGTTATATTGAGGAATAACAAAGCTGTCTTCTTTGATGCTAGTGTAACCGGACCTTCACTCTTCCGTTTGCCTAAGGGACAGTGCCGTTTTGATACAAggataaagaaaaaagattgtTGGGCTCATGGCATTGAAATGGACTTAGTTACTTATGATTTGCGCCCTATCAAGGcatgcatgcttttttttttaaaaaaatttcttttaaacacTTAATTAGAACATATATATGTAGAGCTGAATAACAAGTACACATAAACATTAAACAGTTTTTAAtccttaaaaacaaaaattaaaaaacaaggtAAGATGAGATATGGTTGATAATTACTCATATAGAGTTGCTATTGCAGGTTGTAACAGATACTTGGTGTTCATCTGGGGCATTTGATGAGGATGGGAATCTAGTGCAAGCCGGTGGATGGAATGATGGAGGAAACGCTGTCCGAACCCTTGCTCCTTGTGACACCTGCAATTGGGTTGAGAACCCCAAAGGTCTTGCAGTCCAAagatggtaataataataataataattagtgtttttaattttttagttatttttattttaattaattattaatcgtttgtttaaataattcaatttctttaaacataagtttgtaaaatactaaaaattatgtGGTTTTTTTTGCTACACGTGTGTTAGGCACAAAATAGCTAGGACAATATCAAGagaattttttaagaaaaagaaaaactcaatcACAAGCAACCAATTTTACATAGAAAAATTATTGGACACAAATCAACATATTTCAAACTGTAAATCAGTAAATTAATAGTTTCGAAAAATctaatcttctatttttttatatatcaggatcattaaatactttattaacaattttataaaataaatcatttatatcttttgtgtaatttttctttttatttctaccAACCGCTAGTGgatacttataattttttttaaacattatattattatttttaattaatttatgtaatttatttattaaaaaaacacaatttactaaaatataaataataattattattaacattaaaAATTGAACCATTTATATATTACTCAAAATTGCAACAAAAGCATAAactttccttgatttttttttattttttttaaaatgcatgaCAGGTACTCATCCCAACAAGTTCTCCCGGACGGCCGGTTCATAATCATCGGCGGTCGCCGGCAAATGAACTTCGAATACCTCCCACCACCCGGCCAATCCAACAAGATAACCTACGACCTCCCTCTTCTCCAACAAACCACCGACGAAGTTGAGAACAACCTCTATCCATTCGTCCACCTCCTTCCCGACGGCAACCTCTTCATCTTCGCCAACAACCGTTCCATCCTCCTCGACCCACGCACCACCAAAGTCCTCCGCGAGTACCCCGTCCTCCCGGGCGGCTCCCGCAACTACCCAGCCTCCGCCGTCTCAGTCCTCCTCCCTCTCGACCTCAACCGCCAAGGCCGCAAATCCCGCACCATCAGCGCCGAAGTCCTCATTTGCGGCGGTGCTCCTCACAACGCCGCCAAACTCGCCGCCGCTAAACCCCGAACTTTTCTCCGCGCTCTCCGCAGCTGCGGCCGCATCACCCCTACTCAACCCAACCCCACTTGGCGCACTGAGCTCATGCCTTCTCCTCGCGTCATGGGCGACGGCCTCCTCTTACCCAACACCGACGTCCTTATCCTCAACGGCGCTCGCCGTGGCACTGCCGGCTGGTATTGGGCCACTGAACCAAACCCCCAACCCCTTCTCTACCACCCTCGTAACCGCCGCCGCAACCGTTTCCAATCTCTCACTCCCACCACCATTCCCAGAATGTACCACTCCTCCTCCGCCGTCCTTCCTGACACCTCCATCCTCGTCGCCGGCAGCAATCCTATCCCCGCTTACAACACCACTCTCGGCTCTGACAACCCTTTCCCCACTGAAGTTAGACTTGAGAAGTTCTACCCACCTTACTTCAACCCTTCTTTTGATTCTCAACGACCCACACTCATCTCCGGCGGTGCTCCGTCTGACGTTAAGTATGGCCAGGCTTTTGCTTTGGAGTTCACAGTGACTGCAAATATCACCGCCGACGATGTTGATCTTAAGGTGACGATGTATACTCCGCCGTTTACTACTCATGCTGTGTCGATGAACCAGAGGCTTTTGATTTTGAGGATGAAAGGGTGGGAGTCTGCTGGTGAGAATAGGTACCGTGTTACTGTTTTTGCTCCGCCGGCGCCGGAGCTTGCTCCGGCTGGCTATTATATGACGTTTGTTGTCAACCATGGTGTGCCTAGCCATGCGGCTTGGATTAAGGTTCATAAATGATTACTTGTACGTACGTATAATAATTAACGTGCGTGCATGGAGTTTGTGAGCGGTACTGGTGCaactttgttttgatttttagtgTGAGCTGATTAATTACTTGTGACACATTATAATTGATTTGATTCTACCAGATTGGTTTttggaatttatatatatgtttatatttacaTGAAGCTTCATATATTGTAAAGATGACCGGCCCTGAGTTGTAAAGATAGGATAGCGAAAGGGGAAGGGTAAAAGATCCAATTATTTCACCGATGGTATTATTTTTACACCGTTTATGCAttgcatatttatattaaatattgtttgTTTGCATGTAGTGGTGTCAAATGAGTGAGCGCGGTGTAGGCCCATTACGGCCTGTGCAGTATGAGTGCTCGGATCAACAAGGCCCATCAACCACCAATAGGCCAACACATGGTCCGACCcggttatatttatatttttttattttaaacctcaacaatattaaaaaaaatattttaaaattactaaaaaaatataaaaaaatatcctaaaattaaaaaaatataaaactaaagccttattgactaaaaaacaaaaaatatacccaaaaaaatataaaaaaaaaaaacttgtatttGACGTGCCAGGCCATGTTGGCCCAAAGCGGGTCGCGTGCCGTGCCTGGCCCGGGCACAGTATTGTAGCACCGTGCTTGAGCCAAGCACTGTCTAACTCATGCCAGACCCATGCCAGCATAACCTGTTTAACACCATTGTTTGTTTGCAtgtagtggtgtcaaacggATCAGCACGGTCTAGGCACACTACGGCCTACGCACTATGCATGCTCGGGTCGGCACGGCCTACCAACCACCAATAGGCAAACACATGGCCCGACCCATCGAGATAGAGACAGGCAAAAGAGGGATTTTCGTCGTTTGTGGATCACTCGTATAAATGCAGTAACTCGCGACAACGgggttatattatatttatattttttattttaaactccaaaaatataaaaaaaaaaatcctaaaattgctaaaaaaatataaaaatatatcctaaaatctaaaaatatagaacaaaaaatcttattgactaaaaaaataaaaaaatataccaataaaaaagaaaaaacttgcaTTTGGCGTACCAGGCCATGCTGGCCCGAAGCGGGTCGTGGGCCGTGCCTTGCCCGGGCACAATACTGTAGCATCGTGCTTGGGCCAAGCACGACCCAACTCGTGTTGGGCTCAGGGTGGCACAGCATGTTTGACACCACTATTTGCATGTATAATTTATGGGTTAGATATAGGTCTTCTCACCTGTGGGGGAAATAATGGTTTCACCCCTTCAGAATTATAAAATATGGAGTTTTTCTATGAGAACCGTAAGTCACCGTaattaaaatatctttatatCTGTTATTTTGACAATCCTTAAAAGAGGAGGGCTTCTcaccaatgtttttaaaatcggACGGCCGGACAGGCCGATCGGACAAGAAAAACCAGGAACCGGCCCATAGCTCGGTCCGGTTTTAGAATAATTGTTGACCAAATTTTGAACTTGTCAAACCCGGCCAAACCCAGCGAACCGGCCGGTCGGACCAAAACCAGATCGAACCcggttttcaattttatttatttatttatttatttatttttatttttttaaggacTTGGGGCATGAATTggctcttttttttcttgatttcatgatgCTCTTCGAGTCTTGATTTGTCGAAAATATTGTTTGGATTCTTGAAATTTTGGAGTTTGGAGgtatgagaaaataaacaaaagaaaaaacttgtaaattgtttaagaggtatagatcatttaagacttattttattttatacttttattttaatggtaatgatgatcaaatatgagaattaaattaagcatACTTAGTTCTagctttgttttgaatttattttgttcatgccttatctcatcctcacataattagtagtttaattagtggtttaacttatgtagttatcatcattcatttatgattaatagattaagaaataaaaagtttagggagttgtatttgttgctttatctagattaattatttgaatcttcaacaattttgataaaatcataatggtattaaaataaatatttaaaataattatgattaaaaatatgataaagtttgttattatatatatatattatttatttatgacatCATCCGGTCCGGCCAGAACGGGTCATCCGGTAGGACCGACTGACCCGTAACCTAAATATGGGACCGGTTTCctatccggtccggttttaaaaacattgcttCTCACCTATtcgtaaataaataaatatatatatatatatatattcacagaTTTTAGGATTAGTAGACTAGATTTTAAAATCACTTTGGTGAGCGATTGTGGGAAAATTTgagcaaaaatataaaaatcaactaGTTTCACCAGGTATGAGGTATGTAAAAATGATTTAGtcgcaccatggagtataattCATtctaagatatttaaaaatatttattagacTATTACGAAGTCTCTCCACT is a window of Dioscorea cayenensis subsp. rotundata cultivar TDr96_F1 chromosome 5, TDr96_F1_v2_PseudoChromosome.rev07_lg8_w22 25.fasta, whole genome shotgun sequence DNA encoding:
- the LOC120260110 gene encoding aldehyde oxidase GLOX1-like — its product is MKTLFIKHTIFLLSFLLVTTSVEPFIFNFLPPFFKAPLALPLLQPPTPTTEQQVIKVGNKAAEAAVENGGSWEVIKENSGVSAMHLVILRNNKAVFFDASVTGPSLFRLPKGQCRFDTRIKKKDCWAHGIEMDLVTYDLRPIKVVTDTWCSSGAFDEDGNLVQAGGWNDGGNAVRTLAPCDTCNWVENPKGLAVQRWYSSQQVLPDGRFIIIGGRRQMNFEYLPPPGQSNKITYDLPLLQQTTDEVENNLYPFVHLLPDGNLFIFANNRSILLDPRTTKVLREYPVLPGGSRNYPASAVSVLLPLDLNRQGRKSRTISAEVLICGGAPHNAAKLAAAKPRTFLRALRSCGRITPTQPNPTWRTELMPSPRVMGDGLLLPNTDVLILNGARRGTAGWYWATEPNPQPLLYHPRNRRRNRFQSLTPTTIPRMYHSSSAVLPDTSILVAGSNPIPAYNTTLGSDNPFPTEVRLEKFYPPYFNPSFDSQRPTLISGGAPSDVKYGQAFALEFTVTANITADDVDLKVTMYTPPFTTHAVSMNQRLLILRMKGWESAGENRYRVTVFAPPAPELAPAGYYMTFVVNHGVPSHAAWIKVHK